A region of Ornithorhynchus anatinus isolate Pmale09 chromosome 5, mOrnAna1.pri.v4, whole genome shotgun sequence DNA encodes the following proteins:
- the PHLDB3 gene encoding pleckstrin homology-like domain family B member 3 has product MGATRSPGDGTPEPEPPQDGGAEAPTPIPTPAGGQRARQTPSPSGEAQPKTPADDEEEEEEEEEEEGSSTESSKDGVAEAPSLQPPSSSAPPQTEGPRGAARRLRGKQVEALTRVALMEQRVKELQQQRKELRIEMEVEVALLRGELAGERVAARREEEKLRELAGQREAAQRRLQDQRDQEQQRLAEERARVQQLAQRLEEARGLLDSQPESQKERLLQDVHEVSEQLEAAQRGYEDLEFQQLERESRREEEERDGAGAGARELEGQIRELEGSLAQHKRRVQVLEEQLRSLGEQMAAESRGLSRKKEEAMQALSQERTRLLALNKLHGAQAGDAGITEQSQALTKLLFTQKTDRQLLVLKDPSVAAASSCLFSVHSSLQGSFGLQRTGSLPRRRGDRTGPRGGAPRPLSLHCNGPLEASGLQGPPSGGAPLRLPLYQLLSCSPGTSCGVPHPDIAHMERLLHQAMAERERLLKAREETKGNKEEPKPAETPVITQAPEAPAPAAPQPLDLRRHLERWGHSLDSCPQVHVASGCCRGPLIKMGGRIKTWRKRWFCFDRSKRRLAYYADKEETKLKGVIYFQAIEEVYYDHLRCAFKSPNPRLTFCVKTYERLFCMVAPSPEAMRIWMDVIVTAADENHAP; this is encoded by the exons ATGGGGGCCACGCGGAGCCCCGGCGACGGGACCCCGGAGCCCGAGCCTCCCCAGGACGGGGGAGCCGAGGCCCCGACCCCCATCCCGACCCCGGCCGGGGGACAGAGGGCACGGCAGACCCCCAGCCCCTCGGGGGAGGCTCAGCCGAAGACCCCGGcagacgacgaggaggaggaggaggaggaggaggaagaggaaggaagcagcacGGAGAGCAGCAAGGACGGG GTGGCGGAAGCCCCATCCCTCCAGCCACCGTCGTCCTCCGCGCCGCCCCAGACGGAGGGGCCGCGGGGGGCAGCCCGGCGCCTGCGGGGGAAGCAGGTGGAGGCCCTGACTCGGGTGGCCCTGATGGAGCAGAGAGTGAAGGAGCTGCAGCAGCAGAGGAAGGAGCTGAGGATCGAG ATGGAGGTGGAAGTGGCGCTGCTGCGCGGAGAGCTGGCCGGGGAGCGAGTAGCCGCCCGGCGCGAGGAGGAGAAGCTGCGGGAGCTCGCGGGGCAGCGGGAGGCGGCCCAGCGCAGGCTGCAGGACCAGCGGGACCAG gaGCAGCAGCGCCTGGCCGAGGAGCGGGCCCGCGTGCAGCAGCTGGCCCAGAGGCTGGAGGAGGCCCGGGGGCTACTGGACTCCcaacccgagagtcagaaggagcggcTGCTGCAGGATGTCCATGAG GTGTCAGAGCAGCTGGAAGCCGCCCAGCGGGGCTACGAGGACCTGGAGTTCCAGCAGCTGGAGCGGGAAAGCcggcgggaggaagaggagagagatggggccggggccggggcccgggagctggaggggcagatccgggagctGGAGGGAAGCCTGGCCCAGCACAAG CGGCGGGTCCAGGTGCTGGAGGAACAGTTGCGTTCGCTGGGAGAGCAGATGGCGGCCGAGAGCCGGGGCCTTAGCCGCAAGAAAGAGGAGGCCATGCAGGCTCTGAGCCAG GAGCGGACCCGCCTCCTGGCACTGAACAAGCTGCACGGGGCCCAGGCCGGAGACGCGGGCATCACTGAGCAGAGCCAGGCCCTCACCAAG ctcctgtTCACCCAGAAGACGGATCGGCAGCTCCTGGTTCTCAAAGACCCCTCGGTAGCAGCCGCCTCCTCCTGCCTGTTCTCCGTCCACAGCTCCCTGCAG GGCTCCTTCGGGCTCCAGCGGACCGGGAGTTTGCCGAGGAGACGGGGAGACCGGACTGGGCCGCGGGGGGGTGCCCCACGGCCTCTGTCTCTGCACTGTAACG GACCCCTGGAGGCATCGGGGCTGCAGGGCCCCCCCAGCGGGGGGGCTCCCCTCAGGCTCCCTCTGTATCAGCTGCTGAGCTGCAGCCCCGGGACCAG CTGTGGGGTCCCCCACCCCGATATCGCTCACATGGAGAGGCTGTTGCACCAGGCCATGGCCGAGAGGGAAAGGCTACTGAAAGCTCGG GAGGAGACTAAAGGAAACAAGGAGGAGCCTAAACCCGCAGAAACACCGGTGATCACG CAGGCCCCAGAGGCTCCCGCCCCGGcggccccccagcccctggaCCTTCGCCGGCACCTGGAGCGCTGGGGCCACAGCCTGGACAGCTGCCCGCAGGTCCACGTGGCCAGCGGCTGCTGCCGGGGACCACTGATCAAGATGGGCGGGAGGATCAAGACCTGGAGGAAGCGCTGGTTCTGCTTTGACCGGAGCAAGCGCCGCCTGGCCTACTACGCCG ACAAAGAGGAGACCAAGCTCAAAGGAGTCATCTACTTTCAGGCCATTGAGGAGGTTTACTATGACCACTTGCGCTGTGCTTTTAAG AGCCCCAACCCTCGCCTGACGTTCTGCGTGAAGACGTACGAGCGGCTGTTCTGCATGGTGGCCCCCAGCCCCGAGGCCATGCGCATCTGGATGGATGTCATCGTCACCGCGGCCGACGAGAACCACGCCCCCTAG
- the TEX101 gene encoding testis-expressed protein 101 yields the protein MAFQCPSTTLLLGFLGVALTLQGVQALNCYRGNSFLLGKEISPRSNSRNETCEPRMRCQESMLIIQAGTRVLTLNNKGCTTREVQALRVTRHVEPPGLIVISYTQVCNSDFCNELKDISPFNLNETKPDVPSPEGLMCPTCVGLGLSCSADLLPCPAGTSHCYNGNINVKGTFSGPLSVQGCVQESCRLLLPGTQAIGELGTQESQTSCCLGGHCDREAPPQIHSASSISHPGLAWSGVGVTLLFSLVP from the exons ATGGCTTTCCAGTGCCCGAGCACCACTCTGCTCCTTGGCTTTCTGGGAGTTGCCCTGACCCTTCAAG GGGTTCAGGCCCTGAACTGTTACCGAGGGAACTCGTTCCTCCTGGGGAAGGAAATTTCACCGAGGAGCAATTCGAGGAATGAGACGTGCGAGCCCAGGATGAGATGCCAGGAATCCATGTTAATCATCCAAGCCG GAACCCGAGTGTTGACTCTCAACAATAAAGGCTGCACCACCCGAGAGGTCCAGGCGCTCCGGGTCACCCGACACGTCGAGCCACCGGGACTGATCGTCATCTCCTACACCCAAGTCTGCAACTCTGACTTCTGCAATGAACTCAAAGACATCAGCCCCTTCAACCTGAACGAGACCAAGCCCG aCGTCCCCTCCCCAGAAGGCCTGATGTGCCCCACCTGTGTGGGTTTGGGCCTGTCCTGTTCCGCCGACCTTCTCCCGTGCCCTGCCGGGACGAGCCACTGTTACAACGGGAATATCAACGTGAAAG GGACCTTTTCTGGCCCTCTGAGCGTGCAGGGCTGCGTCCAGGAGAGCTGTCGGCTACTCCTCCCGGGCACCCAGGCCATCGGGGAATTGGGCACCCAGGAGTCTCAGACAAGCTGCTGCCTCGGGGGTCATTGTGACCGCGAAGCCCCGCCCCAGATCCATTcggcctcctccatctcccaccctggcctggcctggtcgggggtgggggtgaccctgctcttctccctggTACCTTGA
- the LYPD3 gene encoding ly6/PLAUR domain-containing protein 3, translating into MHSKELLGRGMHSRWTHVLGPALLLLQLLRGAGALECYSCVQKGDNGCAPARVKTVKCPAGTEVCTEAVGAVETIHGQFSLAVKGCGSGLPGKNDRGLDLHGIVGFLQLLQCDRDRCNGQLNLTTTPLNPAGNESAQEANGAECYSCVGQKREACAGSAAPVAKCYDAGGQHYRGCFDGNVTLTAANITVSLPVRGCVRDRDCTRDGAGNSGFTLTGSCCEGPRCNADLRNKTYFAPRIPPLVVLPAPRPTGTPTGTATPRPSGTPAAPGLATKPPAEVTTQKSLEKTSEKAPEKTTSEETPQGGSSPTATEPEESEEEADHMHDGHPAGGRPVGHQERSGASQHPSKGGVGAQYPTQEWAKVTPPKGGAGVQEAWVGLSLALLAALTLL; encoded by the exons ATGCACAGCAAGGAGCTGCTCGGGAGAGGGATGCACAGCAGGTGGACGCACGTCCTTGGGCccgctctgctgctgctgcagctgctgagag GAGCCGGCGCTCTCGAATGCTACAGCTGTGTGCAGAAAGGGGACAACGGGTGCGCCCCGGCCCGGGTGAAGACGGTGAAGTGTCCGGCAGGCACGGAGGTCTGCACGGAGGCGGTGGGCGCCGTGGAGACCA tCCACGGTCAGTTCTCGCTGGCGGTGAAGGGTTGCGGCTCGGGGCTGCCGGGCAAGAATGACCGAGGCCTGGACCTGCACGGCATCGTGGGcttcctgcagctgctgcagtgTGACCGCGACCGCTGCAACGGGCAGCTCAACCTGACGACCACTCCGCTTAACCCTGCCG GGAACGAGAGCGCCCAGGAGGCCAACGGGGCGGAGTGCTACAGCTGCGTGGGGCAGAAGCGGGAGGCCTGTGCGGGCAGCGCGGCCCCGGTGGCCAAGTGCTACGACGCGGGCGGCCAGCACTACCGAGGCTGCTTCGACGGCAACGTCACCCTGACGGCAG CCAACATCACCGTATCACTGCCCGTGCGGGGCTGCGTGCGGGACCGGGACTGCACCCGGGACGGGGCGGGAAACTCGGGGTTCACACTTACCGGCTCGTGCTGCGAGGGCCCTCGCTGCAACGCCGACCTCCGCAACAAGACCTACTTCGCCCCCCGCATCCCGCCCCTCGTCGtcctgcccgccccccggcccacggGGACCCCCACGGGGACGGCCACCCCCCGGCCCTCGGGGACCCCAGCTGCCCCGGGCCTCGCCACCAAGCCACCCGCGGAGGTGACCACACAGAAGAGCCTGGAGAAGACCTCGGAGAAGGCCCCAGAGAAGACGACCTCGGAGGAGACCCCCCAGGGGGGATCCTCCCCGACAGCCACGGAACCCGAAGAGTCAGAGGAAGAGGCGGACCACATGCACGACGGCCATCCGGCCGGGGGGCGCCCAGTGGGGCACCAGGAGCGGAGCGGTGCCAGTCAACACCCCTCCAAGGGGGGCGTCGGGGCCCAGTACCCCACCCAGGAGTGGGCCAAGGTAACCCCTCCCAAGGGTGGGGCTGGAGTCCAGGAGGCCTGGGTGGGGCTGTCCCTGGCTCTGTTGGCTGCCCTGACCCTGCTGTGA